The Benincasa hispida cultivar B227 chromosome 9, ASM972705v1, whole genome shotgun sequence genome has a segment encoding these proteins:
- the LOC120087107 gene encoding molybdate transporter 2: MEEPVSDHSAIRNPWFRRLPATLIPKTSVLAEISGAVGDLGTYIPIVLTLTLVSHLDLGVTLIFTALYNIVTGLLFGIPMPVQPMKSIAAVAVAESTHLTLPQIAAAGLSTAAVLLILGATGLMSVLYRYLPLPVVRGIQLSQGLSFAFTAIKYIRYDQDLVTSKSGGPRSWLGFDGLLIALISCLFLILTTGAGDSYNEEPSSSEPLNGSESRSGRRVRRLRILSMIPAALIVFLFGLLICFLRDLSVLKYLKFGPSKLHIMRITWEDWKIGFVRAAIPQIPLSILNSVIAVCKLSADLFPDREASAMTVSVSVGIMNFVGCWFGAMPVCHGAGGLAGQYRFGGRSGASVVFLGIGKLVLGLAFGNSFAQVLSQFPIGVLGVLLLFAGIELAMASKDMNSKEESFVMLVCAAVSLTGSSAALGFGVGIVLFSLLKLREFDCSSSSSCFGFQKMKPKSDAEEEEAETHLLA, encoded by the coding sequence ATGGAGGAGCCCGTTTCCGACCATTCCGCCATCAGAAACCCGTGGTTCCGCCGTCTTCCGGCGACCCTCATCCCCAAAACTTCCGTCCTCGCAGAGATATCAGGTGCCGTTGGCGACCTCGGCACTTATATCCCCATCGTTCTCACTCTAACTCTGGTCTCCCATCTCGACCTCGGAGTAACTCTAATCTTCACCGCTCTTTACAACATTGTCACCGGCCTCCTCTTCGGCATTCCAATGCCAGTTCAGCCGATGAAATCCATCGCCGCCGTCGCCGTTGCCGAGTCTACTCATCTCACTCTTCCTCAAATCGCCGCCGCGGGCCTTTCCACCGCTGCCGTTCTCCTAATCCTCGGCGCCACCGGCCTAATGTCCGTCCTCTACCGATATCTTCCGCTGCCGGTCGTCCGCGGTATCCAGCTCTCTCAGGGTCTCTCCTTCGCCTTCACTGCCATTAAATACATTCGGTACGATCAAGATTTGGTCACCTCTAAATCTGGCGGACCTCGGTCCTGGCTTGGATTTGACGGCCTATTAATTGCCCTAATTTCTTgtttatttctaattttgaCCACTGGAGCCGGCGATTCTTATAATGAAGAACCGTCGTCTTCCGAACCGCTTAACGGTTCTGAATCTCGTTCTGGCCGTCGCGTCAGAAGGCTACGGATCTTATCTATGATTCCTGCTGCTCTGATTGTGTTCTTGTTTGGATTATTGATCTGTTTTCTTCGTGATCTATCCGTTTTGAAGTACCTTAAATTTGGCCCTTCGAAATTACACATCATGAGAATCACATGGGAAGATTGGAAAATAGGGTTTGTACGAGCTGCAATTCCCCAAATTCCTCTTTCAATTTTGAACTCGGTGATTGCAGTTTGCAAATTGTCCGCGGATTTGTTTCCAGATCGTGAAGCCTCCGCCATGACAGTGTCTGTCAGTGTAGGGATAATGAACTTCGTTGGTTGCTGGTTTGGCGCAATGCCGGTGTGCCATGGCGCCGGTGGCCTCGCCGGGCAGTACCGGTTCGGCGGTAGAAGTGGGGCTTCGGTGGTGTTTTTAGGGATTGGGAAATTGGTTTTGGGATTGGCATTTGGGAATTCGTTTGCACAGGTTTTGAGTCAGTTCCCAATTGGGGTTCTTGGGGTTCTTCTTCTGTTTGCTGGGATTGAATTGGCTATGGCTTCCAAAGACATGAACAGTAAAGAAGAATCATTTGTGATGTTGGTTTGTGCTGCTGTTTCACTCACAGGATCTAGTGCTGCTTTGGGTTTTGGAGTTGGGATTGTTCTGTTTTCGCTTCTGAAACTTAGAGAATTTGactgttcttcttcttcctcttgtttTGGGTTTCAGAAGATGAAGCCCAAATCTGatgctgaagaagaagaagcagaaaCCCACTTGCTGGCTTGA